One stretch of Methylopila sp. 73B DNA includes these proteins:
- a CDS encoding formate--tetrahydrofolate ligase, producing the protein MPTDIEIARSVELKPIVEIAAKVGIPEDALHLHGKTIAKIDDRFIAGLPKKPGAKLVLVTAINPTPAGEGKTTTTVGLGDALNRIGQKAVVCLREPSLGPVFGVKGGAAGGGWAQVLPMEQINLHFTGDFHAITSANNLLAALVDNSLYWGNPLNIDPRRIVFRRVLDMNDRTLRSIISGVGAPTNGYTREAGFDITVASEIMAIFCLANDLKDLEERIGRIVVAYTPDKKPITAKDVAAEGAICVLLRDALRPNLVQSIEGTPAFIHGGPFANIAHGCNSVIATTTGLALADWTVTEAGFGADLGAEKFLDIKCRKSGVSPDAVVIVATIRALKMHGGVAKAELTSENVPALEAGLANLGRHIENMKGFGLPVVVAINHFVSDTEAEVETLKRRVKADFGVDAVLCKHWAEGGAGAEELARTLVDLVEREKANFEFLYGDELPLLEKVETIAKKLYRADKVTASAAIKKQLKEWETAGYGSFPVCMAKTQSSFSSDPTAIGAPTGHTLPIREVRLSAGAGFIVVICGELMTMPGLPKVPASVNMRLLDDGVIDGIA; encoded by the coding sequence ATGCCGACCGACATCGAGATCGCCCGTTCCGTCGAACTCAAGCCGATCGTCGAGATCGCGGCCAAGGTCGGCATTCCGGAAGACGCCCTGCATCTGCACGGCAAGACGATCGCCAAGATCGACGATCGCTTCATCGCGGGCCTGCCGAAGAAGCCCGGCGCCAAGTTGGTGCTGGTCACCGCGATCAACCCGACGCCTGCGGGCGAAGGCAAGACCACGACCACCGTCGGCCTCGGCGACGCGCTGAACCGCATCGGCCAGAAGGCCGTGGTGTGCCTGCGCGAGCCCTCGCTCGGCCCGGTGTTCGGCGTGAAGGGCGGCGCCGCCGGCGGCGGCTGGGCCCAGGTGCTGCCGATGGAGCAGATCAACCTGCACTTCACCGGCGACTTCCACGCCATCACCTCGGCGAACAACCTGCTCGCCGCACTGGTCGACAACTCGCTCTACTGGGGCAACCCGCTCAACATCGACCCGCGCCGCATCGTCTTCCGCCGCGTGCTCGACATGAACGACCGCACGCTGCGCAGCATCATCTCCGGCGTCGGGGCGCCGACCAACGGCTACACCCGCGAGGCCGGCTTCGACATCACGGTCGCCTCCGAGATCATGGCGATCTTCTGCCTGGCGAACGACCTGAAGGACCTCGAGGAGCGGATCGGCCGGATCGTCGTGGCCTACACGCCGGACAAGAAGCCGATCACCGCCAAGGACGTCGCCGCCGAAGGCGCGATCTGCGTGCTGCTGCGCGACGCGCTGCGGCCGAATCTGGTGCAGTCGATCGAGGGCACGCCCGCCTTCATCCACGGCGGCCCCTTCGCCAACATCGCCCACGGCTGCAACTCGGTCATCGCCACCACCACGGGCCTTGCGCTCGCCGACTGGACGGTGACGGAGGCCGGCTTCGGCGCGGACCTGGGCGCCGAGAAGTTCCTCGACATCAAATGCCGCAAGTCCGGCGTCTCGCCGGACGCGGTGGTGATCGTCGCCACCATCCGCGCGCTCAAGATGCACGGCGGCGTGGCGAAGGCGGAGCTCACCTCCGAGAACGTCCCGGCGCTCGAGGCCGGCCTCGCCAACCTCGGCCGCCACATCGAGAACATGAAGGGCTTCGGCCTGCCGGTCGTGGTGGCGATCAACCACTTCGTCTCCGACACCGAGGCCGAGGTCGAGACGCTGAAGCGTCGCGTGAAGGCGGACTTCGGCGTCGACGCCGTGCTCTGCAAGCACTGGGCGGAGGGCGGCGCGGGCGCCGAGGAGCTCGCGCGCACGCTGGTTGATCTGGTCGAGCGCGAGAAGGCGAACTTCGAGTTCCTCTACGGCGACGAGCTGCCGCTGCTGGAGAAGGTCGAGACCATCGCCAAGAAGCTCTACCGGGCCGACAAGGTGACCGCGAGCGCGGCCATCAAGAAGCAGCTCAAGGAGTGGGAGACCGCCGGCTACGGCTCCTTCCCGGTCTGCATGGCGAAGACCCAGAGCTCGTTCTCGTCCGATCCGACCGCGATCGGCGCGCCGACCGGCCACACGCTGCCGATCCGCGAGGTGCGGCTGTCCGCAGGCGCCGGCTTCATCGTGGTGATCTGCGGCGAGCTCATGACCATGCCGGGCCTGCCGAAGGTCCCGGCCTCGGTCAACATGCGCCTGCTCGACGACGGCGTGATCGACGGCATCGCCTGA
- a CDS encoding DMT family transporter — MSASGPTGLRPFDRPYLLLSLASLFWAGNIVLGRFIADQIPPVALTWTRWVGAFVLLALIARRDLARDLPALRSRWRQLVGLSALGVAGYTVLAYWALHYTQALNALLAQSVTPLVIAVWSFALYRDALTPRQAVGVVVSLAGVATIVTRGDLGALARIDVNLGDLIFMVAIALYALYSTLLRDKPKVAQTSLLTALMGLAAILLTPAFLWEIAQGRTMSFDALSAASLAYVIVFPSTLGYLFYNRGVELIGANRAGPFFHLIPLFGAALAILLLGERPQAYHAIGFALVLAGVWAAARSTAAARQAEDARPFRGRPRK, encoded by the coding sequence GTGAGCGCTTCCGGACCGACGGGTCTCCGGCCGTTCGACCGGCCCTATCTGCTGCTGTCGCTGGCGTCGCTGTTCTGGGCCGGGAACATCGTCCTCGGGCGATTCATCGCAGACCAGATTCCACCTGTGGCGCTGACCTGGACGCGGTGGGTCGGCGCCTTCGTCCTGCTCGCGCTGATAGCGCGCCGCGATCTCGCACGGGACCTGCCGGCGCTGCGCAGCCGTTGGCGCCAGCTGGTCGGGCTGTCGGCGCTCGGCGTCGCCGGCTACACCGTGCTCGCGTACTGGGCGCTGCATTACACCCAGGCGCTGAACGCGCTTCTGGCCCAGTCCGTCACGCCGCTGGTGATCGCGGTCTGGAGCTTCGCGCTGTACCGCGACGCGCTGACGCCGCGGCAAGCCGTCGGCGTCGTCGTCTCGCTCGCGGGCGTCGCGACGATCGTGACGCGCGGCGACCTTGGGGCGCTGGCGCGGATCGACGTCAACCTCGGCGACCTGATCTTCATGGTCGCGATCGCGCTCTACGCTCTCTATTCGACGCTTCTGCGCGACAAGCCCAAGGTCGCCCAGACCTCGCTCCTCACCGCCCTGATGGGTCTCGCCGCCATCCTGCTGACGCCGGCGTTCCTGTGGGAGATCGCGCAGGGGCGGACGATGTCGTTCGACGCGCTTTCCGCGGCCTCGCTGGCCTACGTCATCGTCTTCCCCTCGACGCTCGGCTACCTCTTCTACAACCGCGGCGTGGAGCTGATCGGCGCGAATCGGGCCGGTCCGTTCTTCCACCTCATCCCGCTGTTCGGGGCCGCGCTCGCCATCCTGCTGCTGGGCGAACGCCCGCAGGCCTATCATGCGATCGGCTTCGCGCTGGTGCTCGCCGGCGTGTGGGCGGCGGCGCGGAGCACGGCCGCCGCCCGTCAAGCTGAGGACGCCAGACCCTTCAGGGGGCGGCCGCGCAAATGA